A region from the Lycium barbarum isolate Lr01 chromosome 8, ASM1917538v2, whole genome shotgun sequence genome encodes:
- the LOC132606520 gene encoding leucine-rich repeat extensin-like protein 3, giving the protein MANPPNIKALGCFLLLLLLNLVSFSSFSFALTDDEAAFIARRQLTAGTGDLPNPVEYEMNINLTFANARLKRAYIALQAWKKAIYSDPSNFTSNWEGPNVCAYNGVFCDKALDDPKISVVAGIDLNHADIAGHLPVELGFLADVSLVHINSNRFCGIIPKSITNLKLLDEIDFSNNRFVGPFPKVVIELPNLKYLDLRFNDFEGSVPSELFDKNLDAIFINNNRFSSIIPPNIGNSNASVVVLANNKFHGCIPHSIGKMENTLDELVFTNNDLSGCVTEEVSKLKSLTVFDISGNKFVGSLPQGLKFMQKVEVLDISSNMFRGQVPKAICTLPNLANLTLSKNYFEALDEGCAAPHPKDLVVDDKENCLGGRPDQRKEKDCQSVLSKIVDCSKDKCRSTGEGPAPKNPKTPMPPKKTPSTPKPPKNSPPTPVSQPPPVYSPPSPVPSQKPKPPPMHSPPPPVASPPPPVPSPKPKPPPVHSPPPPVASPPPPVPSPKPKPPPVHSPPPPVASSPPPVPSPKPIPPPVHSPPPPVASPPPPVPSPKPNPPPVHSPPPSVQSSPPPVPSPKPMPPPVHSPPPPMSSPPPSPKPMPPPVHSPPPPVSSPPPSPKPMPPPVHSPPPPVSSPPLSPKPTPPPVHSPPPPVSSPPPPVPSPKPMPPPVHSPPPPVSSPPPSPKPMPPPVHSPPPPVSSPPPPVPSPKPMPPPVHSPPPPVSSPPPPVHSPPPPVHSPPPPIFSPPPVHSPPPPKPVQSPLPAPLVSPPPPVFEEVVLPPHLGSIYASPPPPIFPGY; this is encoded by the coding sequence atggctAATCCTCCAAACATAAAGGCCTTAggttgctttcttcttcttcttcttctcaatCTTGTATCATTTTCATCCTTTTCTTTTGCATTAACTGATGATGAAGCCGCTTTCATCGCTCGTCGCCAGCTCACCGCTGGTACGGGTGATCTTCCTAATCCAGTTGAATATGAGATGAACATTAACTTGACATTTGCAAACGCTAGGCTTAAGAGGGCCTACATTGCTCTACAAGCATGGAAGAAAGCTATTTACTCCGATCCTTCAAATTTCACTAGCAATTGGGAGGGTCCTAATGTATGTGCCTATAATGGTGTCTTCTGTGACAAAGCACTTGATGATCCAAAGATCTCTGTTGTTGCTGGGATTGATCTTAATCATGCAGACATCGCGGGACACCTCCCCGTGGAGCTTGGTTTCCTAGCTGATGTTAGTCTTGTTCACATTAATTCTAATCGGTTCTGTGGAATCATCCCCAAGAGCATTACGAATCTTAAACTTTTAGACGAGATTGATTTTAGCAACAATCGTTTCGTGGGGCCATTCCCTAAGGTTGTGATAGAGTTGCCAAACCTTAAGTACCTTGATCTGAGGTTCAATGATTTTGAAGGATCAGTTCCTTCTGAACTATTTGACAAGAATCTTGATGCCATCTTTATAAACAATAACCGATTCAGTTCCATCATCCCTCCAAATATTGGCAATTCCAATGCCTCGGTGGTGGTTTTGGCTAACAATAAGTTCCACGGTTGCATCCCTCATAGTATTGGCAAAATGGAAAACACATTAGATGAGCTTGTTTTCACGAACAACGATCTCTCTGGTTGTGTGACCGAAGAGGTCTCTAAGCTCAAGAGCCTAACGGTTTTTGATATTAGCGGAAATAAGTTCGTAGGATCCTTGCCTCAGGGTTTGAAATTCATGCAGAAAGTGGAAGTACTTGATATCTCATCCAACATGTTCAGAGGACAAGTTCCAAAGGCTATTTGCACCTTACCAAATTTGGCTAATTTGACTTTGtctaaaaattattttgaagCCTTGGATGAAGGTTGTGCAGCACCACATCCAAAAGATCTAGTTGTAGATGATAAGGAAAATTGTCTAGGAGGAAGACCAGATCAGAGAAAAGAGAAAGATTGTCAATCTGTTTTGAGCAAAATTGTGGATTGTAGTAAAGATAAGTGTAGATCTACCGGTGAAGGACCAGCGCCAAAGAACCCAAAAACCCCTATGCCACCCAAGAAAACCCCTTCCACCCCAAAACCACCTAAGAATAGCCCACCCACACCTGTATCACAGCCACCACCAGTCTATTCTCCACCATCACCAGTACCAAGTCAGAAACCAAAGCCACCACCAATGCACTCTCCACCACCACCAGTGGCATCACCTCCCCCACCAGTACCAAGTCCAAAACCAAAGCCTCCTCCAGTTCACTCTCCACCACCACCAGTGGCATCACCTCCCCCACCAGTACCTAGTCCAAAACCAAAGCCTCCTCCAGTCCACTCTCCACCACCACCGGTTGCATCATCTCCGCCACCAGTGCCAAGTCCAAAACCAATTCCACCGCCAGTCCACTCTCCACCACCACCAGTGGCATCACCTCCCCCACCAGTCCCAAGTCCAAAACCAAATCCACCTCCAGTCCACTCTCCACCACCATCGGTGCAATCATCTCCGCCACCAGTGCCAAGTCCAAAACCAATGCCACCTCCAGTCCATTCCCCACCACCACCGATGTCATCACCTCCACCAAGTCCAAAACCAATGCCACCTCCAGTCCATTCCCCACCACCACCCGTGTCATCACCTCCACCAAGTCCAAAACCAATGCCACCTCCAGTCCATTCCCCACCACCACCCGTGTCATCACCTCCACTAAGTCCAAAACCAACTCCACCTCCAGTACATTCCCCACCACCACCGGTATCATCACCTCCACCTCCAGTGCCAAGTCCAAAACCAATGCCACCTCCAGTCCATTCCCCACCACCACCGGTGTCATCACCTCCACCAAGTCCAAAACCAATGCCACCTCCGGTCCATTCCCCACCACCACCTGTGTCATCACCTCCACCTCCAGTGCCAAGTCCAAAACCAATGCCACCTCCGGTCCATTCCCCGCCACCACCGGTATCATCACCTCCACCTCCAGTTCACTCCCCTCCACCGCCGGTTCATTCACCACCACCTCCAATCTTTTCTCCTCCTCCCGTCCACTCCCCACCTCCACCTAAACCTGTTCAATCACCACTTCCTGCTCCTTTGGTATCTCCCCCTCCACCTGTTTTCGAGGAAGTTGTCCTTCCTCCACACTTGGGCTCAATTTATGcgtcaccaccaccaccaattTTCCCTGGTTATTAA